One region of Primulina tabacum isolate GXHZ01 chromosome 17, ASM2559414v2, whole genome shotgun sequence genomic DNA includes:
- the LOC142531119 gene encoding putative RING-type E3 ubiquitin transferase C3H69 isoform X2, which produces MSRVQCKFFAHGACFKGEHCEFSHDWNAPPNNICTFYQKGMCAYGSRCRYEHVKPSRLHSSVPSTSAELSFSVVQPSGTSGYYAYGSPAVITEHSAANGSFHPPPRPAWGEKLGHQDLPESGQEARSPKSVDPADQSICSFAAAGACPRGNKCPHMHGDPCPTCGKQCLHPYRPQESEEHMKTCEKMQKHLEALRHSQEIECSVCLERVLAKPISAERKFGILSECDHPFCISCIRNWRGSSPASGLDVNAALRACPICRKLSYYVIPSVIWYSSKEEKLEIVDSYQKKLKSIECKHFDFGNGTCPFGTSCFYKHAYRDGTIEEVVLRHLGDEDGNTVIVKDIRLSDFLSDLHLR; this is translated from the exons ATATGTACCTTCTACCAGAAAGGAATGTGTGCTTATGGCAGTAGATGTAGATATGAACATGTCAAACCTTCAAGGTTACATTCTTCAGTTCCATCTACTTCAGCAGAGCTTTCCTTCTCCGTGGTGCAGCCTTCCGGAACTTCCGGATATTATGCTTATGGTTCCCCAGCTGTAATTACTGAACATTCAGCTGCTAATGGATCTTTCCATCCTCCACCTAGACCAGCGTGGGGGGAAAAGTTGGGGCATCAAGATTTACCAGAGAGTGGTCAAGAAGCTAGATCTCCGAAGAGCGTTGATCCTGCTGACCAATCAATCTGCTCGTTTGCTGCTGCTGGTGCTTGTCCTCGTGGGAATAAATGTCCTCACATGCATGGTGACCCATGTCCTACCTGTGGGAAGCAGTGCTTGCATCCTTACAGGCCACAAGAAAGCGAGGAACATATGAAAACATGtgagaaaatgcaaaaacactTGGAAGCATTGAGGCATAGTCAAGAAATAGAGTGCAGTGTGTGTCTTGAGCGTGTCCTCGCAAAGCCTATATCTGCAGAAAGAAAATTTGGAATATTATCAGAGTGTGATCATCCATTCTGTATATCATGCATCAGGAATTGGCGTGGTAGTTCTCCGGCATCTGGTTTGGATGTTAATGCTGCTCTAAGAGCTTGCCCTATATGTCGAAAACTTTCATACTATGTCATTCCTAGTGTCATTTGGTATTCCTCAAAAGAGGAAAAGCTGGAGATTGTCGATAGCTACCAGAAAAAACTCAA GTCCATTGAGTGCAAGCATTTCGACTTTGGTAATGGAACCTGCCCATTTGGGACAAGTTGCTTCTACAAG CATGCCTATCGAGATGGTACAATTGAGGAAGTGGTTCTTCGCCATCTTGGGGATGAAGATGGGAATACAGTTATTGTTAAAGATATTAG ACTCTCCGATTTTCTTAGTGACTTGCATTTGAGGTGA
- the LOC142531119 gene encoding E3 ubiquitin-protein ligase makorin-like isoform X1, whose translation MSRVQCKFFAHGACFKGEHCEFSHDWNAPPNNICTFYQKGMCAYGSRCRYEHVKPSRLHSSVPSTSAELSFSVVQPSGTSGYYAYGSPAVITEHSAANGSFHPPPRPAWGEKLGHQDLPESGQEARSPKSVDPADQSICSFAAAGACPRGNKCPHMHGDPCPTCGKQCLHPYRPQESEEHMKTCEKMQKHLEALRHSQEIECSVCLERVLAKPISAERKFGILSECDHPFCISCIRNWRGSSPASGLDVNAALRACPICRKLSYYVIPSVIWYSSKEEKLEIVDSYQKKLKSIECKHFDFGNGTCPFGTSCFYKHTVKPGSFLWDATFEPYLNRSRIRDIDEAPLSSDTLAMNGLLEQFSGPNIPIENEELDNDTIEALNNIVAEMTMMLPFLRDN comes from the exons ATATGTACCTTCTACCAGAAAGGAATGTGTGCTTATGGCAGTAGATGTAGATATGAACATGTCAAACCTTCAAGGTTACATTCTTCAGTTCCATCTACTTCAGCAGAGCTTTCCTTCTCCGTGGTGCAGCCTTCCGGAACTTCCGGATATTATGCTTATGGTTCCCCAGCTGTAATTACTGAACATTCAGCTGCTAATGGATCTTTCCATCCTCCACCTAGACCAGCGTGGGGGGAAAAGTTGGGGCATCAAGATTTACCAGAGAGTGGTCAAGAAGCTAGATCTCCGAAGAGCGTTGATCCTGCTGACCAATCAATCTGCTCGTTTGCTGCTGCTGGTGCTTGTCCTCGTGGGAATAAATGTCCTCACATGCATGGTGACCCATGTCCTACCTGTGGGAAGCAGTGCTTGCATCCTTACAGGCCACAAGAAAGCGAGGAACATATGAAAACATGtgagaaaatgcaaaaacactTGGAAGCATTGAGGCATAGTCAAGAAATAGAGTGCAGTGTGTGTCTTGAGCGTGTCCTCGCAAAGCCTATATCTGCAGAAAGAAAATTTGGAATATTATCAGAGTGTGATCATCCATTCTGTATATCATGCATCAGGAATTGGCGTGGTAGTTCTCCGGCATCTGGTTTGGATGTTAATGCTGCTCTAAGAGCTTGCCCTATATGTCGAAAACTTTCATACTATGTCATTCCTAGTGTCATTTGGTATTCCTCAAAAGAGGAAAAGCTGGAGATTGTCGATAGCTACCAGAAAAAACTCAA GTCCATTGAGTGCAAGCATTTCGACTTTGGTAATGGAACCTGCCCATTTGGGACAAGTTGCTTCTACAAG CATACTGTCAAGCCTGGCTCATTTTTATGGGATGCTACATTTGAACCTTATTTAAACAGATCAAGAATTCGGGACATAGATGAAGCTCCATTGAGCTCTGACACCTTAGCTATGAATGGCTTACTTGAGCAATTTTCCGGGCCCAACATTCCAATAGAAAATGAGGAATTGGATAATGATACTATCGAAGCTTTAAACAATATAGTGGCAGAGATGACAATGATGTTACCTTTCCTGCGGGATAATTGA